The genomic stretch TACACGGAACAAGAGTTTTGaccaaatttttgaaaaagattcaTACACACCAAATTAACTAGTTCTGTTAAGAGGCAGCTATAAAAATACACATCACAAGCTATACGGAACTTTAAAATCCAGTTAAGATGGAGGAAGCCTGGAATTTCTTAGTGTATCTGAAGAGCACTGTAAACCCAAAGGTAGAAGCATCTTAAGTAAAGAGCATTTCAGCATTCTGGCATGTTCAGTTTCTACTGTTTAATATCTCACTAATATACAGAGCATTTCAGAAGGTGGCTACGGCCAGGAAACCTCAGAATGGGTTCTGTCGTCACACCTGATCCCGCAGGCGGGCCAGTCTCTGGGATAGTTCATCTTGCTCGGCGGAAGCCACGCTAGTGCCCACGGAGCCGGTCTGCCCCTGCGGCAGCTCCATGTTGAGGTCTAGGCCAGCCTCGTCTGCCATTTCCTGGAGCAGCATATCCACTTGGTTCTGGGGAGTGGTCAGCGTAGTCGTGCTGCTCATGGTGTCTTCCATTTGCTGCGTCTGGACGTCCAGCGTCTCAAACTGGTGCTCGAATTTGTCCATCAAAGCTGAGATCTTCTCCAGATTCATAGTCTTCAACGTCGCATCCATCGACTTAACCACACCGGCCATCGACTTGGTCACCTTGCCCATCGTCACCGCCGTCTGGACTCTGGCAGCCACCGCATCGACCCGCGCACTCATTCTCAAGAAATTCACCGCCTGGTTCTTCTGGCGAATGGCGTTTTCGGCGTGTATCCTCGCCACTTCCATGTTGCCCTTCTGAATGGCCTTTTTAATCTTGGCCTTTTCGGCCTTTTCCTCCTTGTCGCATTTTTTGGCACTCCTGCTGAGTTCTTTGGCGGCGAACTTTAGGTTGAACAGGTGTTTCTCCATGTTGGACATTGCCGGATGGCTCCTTCGGGTCGGTGGCCAGGGCCAAAACGAGCTCCgaacagggagaaagagacaggtcCGCTCCCGGCCGCCGCTCCTTTGTTTTGGTCCCACTTCCTGTTTCTACGGCGCGCGGCGCAGACGGTGACGTCAGAGCCCGGCGCCGGGGCGGGGtctgcggggggcggggcctgaAGGAGGCGGggcgggatggggggggggctgcgggACCCGGAGGGCCCAGGAGGCGCCCGCGGAGGCGGGGCTCGGGCCGGACCACGCAGACGCGGCCGGGTTGCGCCGGACGCTGCGGGCGTAGGTTACGGCGCTCGCTCTCCACGCCcagttttaaaagcatttaagcATTAGTAAATTCACGAAGACTGGTGTCCACGCACGCTTGGGAATATATCTATTGAGGTAGACAGGCTATGTCTAGAGCTACACGTAAAAACAATCTCTGAACTCCAAATTGGCAGGCCTTAAGGCATCTGGTAAAACGGCTGAAAACCGGCAAACCGTCAACTAGGTTTGCAGACTAATGCTTGCTTTATTTGCATGGGTAACTGCCACCTTCTCAGGGGAACCTGAAACGGTGGATCATTAATGcattgacaaaacaaaacagaagttgcATCATTGAGTTGCTTGGAGTATTCTGATACCCTTTTACTGCAATGGGTGAAAACACCTTCCCTACCGTGGACCACCGTTTTCATTCTGTAGCTTTAAGTTCAGCTTATAGATGTGTTGCCAGCAACTATCATCCAAAAATCCTGTGGTTTAGTAATAAAAGGACCCATCTTTTGCTGACACAATTCTATCTATTTGATGCTTTATAAATATCCAAGGAACTTCACTCACATTGAAGTTTGACAGGCTACGTTGTCATTTTAAATCATGCAGGCAGAGAATGGTGAGGTTTTGGGACCCACACCCACTGGCATACATCAGAACTGTCACTATGTATCATACTCTTTAAAAACTCAGGCTTTCTAATGGCAGCAATGTGTgctgtagtttttttgttttagaaagattcCTCAGGTACAGGCAATAACAAAATATAAGAAGGCCCAACCTGCCCTAATGAGCTAGGTCGAAGATGAATACTGAGAGCTAATTCTgtttagagaaaattttaatcaGGTGTCGTACCGTCCCTTTCCTGTGGTAACTTGCCAACAGTCTTGAACCACAAAGTAAAGGAGTGCTGGCGTCACATGCATCTTCCAAAAACACAGTACTGATTATATCACTCATTTGCTCCAAAACCTGGGCATAAACGCTGAACTTCTCTGGGAGACATATGGGTCCccaccttttttcctttcctttttcccctatGTGCCAGTCAAACCAGACCGAAGCATGGAGTCTAGGATCATTTGCATCGTTTGATCAGTGTGGAGAATGAGGTTCACTTGAAGCTCCTCCCTCTGCGTATACTGCCCCTGCTGCCTGGGCTTACACCCCGTGCATCTCTGCCTGCTGGGATCCTGCCCTTTCTCAAAAGCCACCTTCTCCATGAAGCCTCCAGGGCCCCCTCCTCTGTGCTGTCCCTGTACTCTGTATCTCCGCCCTAGCACATAGGACATAACTCCTGATTTGGGGTCTCTGGGTTCAGGGCACCTACTATATTCTGAACCACATGGAAGCAGAGAACAACCTTATTCCTTTCCCTCCAAGGAACCCAGCCATCTCTCTGCACATAGCAGGCACAGAGTTCAAAAAGCCTTGCTGAATTGAATTGTGGTTGAGAGAAGCCAGAACATTATCTTAGCAGCATATCcaagattacttttttttcctcaagtagTAGAACTCTTTCTTTACATAAGACACTTCTAGAAACaatatgaaaagcaaataaaagggaATAAATCAGTTTGCAGTAGGGATAGAGGGCCTACATCTCCTTCTCTGCTTGCCCTCCACCCCAACAAcccaccttccctttcctttttggGTTCCTTGCAGCTAGCAAAGCGGTTCCTTGACATGTTCCATAGTTTGCCTAACGACAAATACTAACTAGGCGAGAGGTTCTGGAATTTAATTACGAGAAACTCTGAtagatgaggaggaggatgatAATGAACACTGATTAAGTACtaatatgccaggcattgttctagacaCTTTATATGAATAAGCTTATCTCATCCTCATGAACCCTATGGGGTGGATACTACTAACACTTCCGATTTACTGGTcggaaaactgaagcacagacagCTAAGCAACTGGCCTGAGACCACACATCTGCTAAGCGTTAGAAATAAGAttctatgggggcgcctgggtggcgcagtcgttaagtgtctgcctccggctcagggcgtgatcccagcgttctgggatccagccccacatcaggctcctccactgggagcctgcttcttcctctcccactccccctgcttgtgttccctctctcgctggctatctctctgtcaagttaataaataaaatcttaaaaaaaaaaaaagaaataagattctATGGATACAGTGAGACCAGTAATAAAATAAGGCGGAGTCCAATCAGTTAACAAGAATAAAAGAGTAATCATCTTTGGCGTAAAAGAAGATGGTGACTAAGCTGTTCTTTTGAGAAGATTGAGGAATTGCACCGACTGTGAGGTTAATGCGACCTAAGTAAGGTGATAAAAGCAATTAACATGCCCTGACGCTACAGTCATTGATGGATGGCAAGTCTCCTCTCTGGGCTGGGGTGGACTTCCAGAAGCCATATTTTCAGGTATCAGGACAGCCTGGAACACGGAAGAGGCCAGCCTCACCTTTGGCCagtgctcctccccctcctccccctgagcTCAGGGGTAGCAGCCCCCAGGCCCcgtccccttctctcccctatCAATACCCCAGCCATCCCCATTGTGTTCAGTGTGACCTATAGCTAACACTCTCACTTCTACACTTCTAGAGCAAAGTTTCCTTCCACGCTCCAGTATCCCCAACTGTCTCCCGACACTGGAGAATTTGGGGTGCCAGACTGTTTGGCAACTCCTTCAACTGACTGAACTCTCAGTCCTAACCTCTAAAACCTGCTCATTCTACTTCTTAAATGGCACCTCTGTT from Ursus arctos isolate Adak ecotype North America unplaced genomic scaffold, UrsArc2.0 scaffold_34, whole genome shotgun sequence encodes the following:
- the CHMP1B gene encoding charged multivesicular body protein 1b, producing MSNMEKHLFNLKFAAKELSRSAKKCDKEEKAEKAKIKKAIQKGNMEVARIHAENAIRQKNQAVNFLRMSARVDAVAARVQTAVTMGKVTKSMAGVVKSMDATLKTMNLEKISALMDKFEHQFETLDVQTQQMEDTMSSTTTLTTPQNQVDMLLQEMADEAGLDLNMELPQGQTGSVGTSVASAEQDELSQRLARLRDQV